Proteins found in one Nitrosopumilus maritimus SCM1 genomic segment:
- a CDS encoding multicopper oxidase domain-containing protein, with amino-acid sequence MVKPNTIYIVAGIIIGFSIAFAILLQSPEIQTTVADSSDTFPKFKNPNPQTLSYTLIAQDAEIEVSPGVRAKVWTYNGTVPAPTLRFSEGDDVTVKFVNDTPYAHTIHFHGTHDSANDGVFPMIMPGEEYTYHFVAEEAGLFMYHCHAFPTSEHVRMGMFGTMIIDPAIRPMDPAREYFFTLSEFDPNNALEHFTEFYPINGYAGQYMDNPIRVVSGELTRFYVVGIGGVLQSPFHVHSTIMKVYPSGILWNEPYYAQTHLIGNGDTAIIEATWTQPGMYLFHVHGIQEERGSMAMIEVLEDASSLSDVQRPSNNKGSYSMVEWQEDLIRTLEQPQLISYENLGESAAISSEKVSADKVSIVKDSWNPEITESYDPIAIQVDSGTTVTWTNDDSVVHTVTDNENSFDSGFIQAGNTWSYSFDNPGEFDYICTLHPWMKGTISVN; translated from the coding sequence GTGGTAAAGCCAAATACAATCTATATTGTTGCAGGAATCATAATTGGATTTAGCATAGCATTTGCAATACTCTTACAGTCCCCTGAGATTCAAACAACTGTTGCAGACTCGTCTGACACTTTTCCAAAATTCAAAAACCCAAATCCGCAAACACTGTCTTATACTTTGATTGCACAAGATGCCGAAATTGAGGTGTCTCCTGGAGTCAGGGCCAAGGTTTGGACGTACAATGGAACGGTTCCTGCACCAACGCTTAGATTCTCTGAGGGAGATGACGTTACCGTAAAATTTGTAAATGATACTCCATATGCACATACCATTCATTTTCATGGAACCCATGATTCTGCAAATGACGGAGTCTTTCCAATGATAATGCCTGGAGAGGAATACACGTATCACTTTGTAGCAGAAGAAGCAGGACTGTTCATGTATCACTGTCATGCATTTCCTACGTCCGAGCATGTTAGAATGGGCATGTTTGGCACCATGATAATTGATCCTGCAATACGTCCAATGGATCCTGCACGTGAATACTTTTTTACTTTAAGCGAATTTGATCCAAATAACGCATTGGAGCATTTTACTGAATTTTATCCAATTAATGGATATGCCGGTCAGTACATGGATAATCCAATACGAGTTGTTTCAGGAGAATTGACCAGATTTTATGTTGTAGGTATTGGGGGAGTTTTACAGTCACCGTTCCATGTTCACAGCACAATCATGAAGGTGTACCCGTCAGGAATACTGTGGAATGAGCCATACTATGCACAGACACATCTGATAGGAAACGGTGACACTGCAATAATTGAAGCTACATGGACACAGCCTGGAATGTACCTCTTCCATGTACATGGAATACAAGAGGAACGTGGCTCCATGGCAATGATTGAAGTGCTTGAGGATGCATCATCATTATCAGACGTTCAAAGACCAAGCAACAACAAGGGAAGCTATTCCATGGTAGAGTGGCAAGAAGACCTAATCAGAACTTTGGAGCAACCACAGCTAATCTCATATGAAAACTTGGGAGAGTCTGCTGCCATATCATCTGAAAAAGTATCTGCTGACAAGGTATCAATTGTAAAGGATTCCTGGAATCCTGAAATCACAGAGTCATATGATCCTATTGCAATACAAGTTGACTCTGGTACTACCGTAACGTGGACAAATGATGACTCTGTAGTGCATACTGTAACTGACAATGAAAATTCATTTGACTCTGGATTCATACAGGCAGGAAATACATGGAGCTACTCCTTTGACAATCCAGGAGAGTTTGATTACATCTGTACTTTGCATCCTTGGATGAAAGGTACAATTAGCGTGAACTGA
- a CDS encoding DUF1059 domain-containing protein codes for MAKEFSCSHVHSECSWSATEETEDELMKKVTEHAKLHGHDEMTSDLTAKVKSLIKEV; via the coding sequence ATGGCAAAAGAATTTAGCTGCTCACATGTGCATTCAGAATGCTCATGGAGTGCAACAGAAGAAACAGAAGACGAGTTGATGAAAAAAGTAACAGAGCACGCAAAACTCCACGGACACGATGAGATGACATCAGACCTTACTGCAAAAGTAAAATCCCTCATAAAAGAGGTTTAA
- a CDS encoding nitroreductase family protein, with protein MEQDNPKKIYPQGYEPKIKVDENPNIRNQLLNEILKASPTEVVDTDLFAVMAKRRSTRKFKKQIVETEKVDKIIAAADTAPTARNFQGFEIFYIKSPQKKKELIEACNKQPYVNAPLVLVFCKNPDRVKLDFPEHILKKFAIQDATLAAAYSQLAAQALGLSSIWIGMLDEQKVMDVIGTDLTPSSVLCIGYPEQVKFPKPRRNLKELVHVVWD; from the coding sequence TTGGAGCAAGACAATCCAAAGAAGATTTATCCTCAGGGTTATGAGCCAAAAATAAAAGTTGATGAGAATCCAAATATCAGAAATCAGCTTCTAAATGAAATTCTAAAGGCATCACCTACAGAAGTTGTCGATACGGACTTGTTTGCAGTAATGGCAAAGAGACGCTCTACAAGAAAATTCAAAAAGCAAATTGTAGAAACAGAAAAGGTAGACAAAATTATTGCCGCAGCAGACACTGCACCTACTGCAAGAAACTTTCAGGGATTTGAGATATTTTACATCAAGAGTCCCCAAAAGAAAAAAGAGCTCATAGAAGCATGCAACAAACAGCCATATGTTAATGCACCACTAGTGCTGGTGTTTTGCAAAAATCCTGACAGGGTAAAGCTAGACTTTCCAGAGCATATTTTGAAAAAATTTGCAATTCAGGATGCGACATTGGCTGCTGCATATTCCCAATTGGCAGCACAGGCCTTGGGCTTGAGTTCCATATGGATTGGAATGTTAGACGAGCAAAAGGTGATGGATGTGATAGGAACAGATCTGACGCCCTCATCTGTCCTGTGTATTGGGTATCCTGAACAGGTAAAATTCCCAAAACCACGAAGAAATCTCAAAGAACTGGTACACGTTGTGTGGGATTGA
- a CDS encoding MBL fold metallo-hydrolase translates to MQDTAVAKNNKRYDKFQKYMKNNFLVFSFSLFSLVAVLAVSLVSYSYADDVRIHEKHIPYNNVCAPGFASLGDLCVLNDRCGPSVYAGKVCVMDGVKQPYLRPTQQGNAGIAASDVICAEGLNLIFKSRDASPACVTPDSADKLEQRGWQTQYPVIACTLEYAPVCGIDGKTYGNKCAIDSSHVAVKHAGECSDVIPTEFELDETVLQHTLVPIQTDPDKGYAVLEIADGVYWLVGSGYQTMFLTTGQGVVAVDAPQPIGEKYLSAIDEVTDEPITHMIYSHHHQDHTGAAGEIFSQDITYISHKDAADELKSENNPDRPIPTQILEGDFNTLEIGNKTIEFYNLGDFHSKGNLLILLPNYKVAMLVDLLRPAESPYRAFGVTPDIDLYLDTHDTLQNYDFEVLISGHTNLLATKDHIKTNKQFTQSVMDNAQLGLDSVDSEALDVCTTLTIEQWEGKLGNLDAFMDDHCNAMIEYLTQ, encoded by the coding sequence CTATTTAGTTTGGTTGCTGTATTGGCGGTTTCTCTTGTGTCGTATTCGTATGCAGATGATGTCAGGATACATGAAAAACATATTCCATACAACAATGTATGTGCACCAGGATTTGCATCTCTTGGGGACCTCTGTGTACTAAATGACAGATGCGGTCCAAGTGTCTATGCTGGAAAGGTTTGTGTGATGGATGGTGTCAAACAACCATACCTTAGACCCACTCAGCAAGGAAATGCTGGAATTGCAGCTTCTGATGTAATATGTGCAGAAGGATTGAATCTGATCTTCAAGTCTCGTGACGCCTCCCCTGCATGTGTCACTCCTGATTCTGCAGATAAACTTGAACAACGCGGATGGCAAACACAGTATCCTGTAATTGCATGTACACTAGAATATGCCCCCGTATGTGGAATTGACGGAAAGACATATGGCAACAAATGTGCCATAGACTCAAGTCACGTTGCAGTCAAACATGCAGGAGAATGTTCTGATGTAATTCCAACGGAATTTGAATTAGATGAAACTGTGTTACAACACACTCTGGTTCCTATTCAAACTGATCCTGATAAGGGATATGCTGTTCTAGAAATTGCTGATGGTGTATACTGGCTAGTTGGAAGTGGCTACCAGACAATGTTTCTAACTACCGGACAAGGAGTTGTTGCAGTTGATGCACCGCAACCTATAGGCGAAAAGTATCTTAGTGCAATAGATGAGGTAACTGATGAACCCATTACTCATATGATCTACTCGCATCATCATCAAGACCACACTGGTGCAGCTGGAGAAATATTTTCCCAAGATATTACATACATATCACACAAAGATGCTGCAGATGAATTAAAATCTGAAAATAATCCTGACAGGCCTATTCCAACTCAAATCCTAGAAGGAGACTTTAACACTCTTGAAATTGGCAACAAAACTATCGAGTTTTACAATCTTGGTGACTTTCATTCCAAAGGTAATTTGTTAATTCTACTTCCTAACTATAAGGTTGCAATGCTAGTTGACCTTTTGCGTCCTGCAGAGTCCCCATATCGTGCATTTGGAGTTACTCCTGATATTGATCTTTACTTGGATACACATGACACATTACAAAATTATGATTTTGAGGTTTTGATTTCAGGTCACACAAATCTTCTTGCAACAAAAGACCACATCAAAACAAACAAACAGTTTACACAAAGCGTCATGGATAACGCACAACTGGGACTAGATTCTGTTGATTCTGAAGCATTGGATGTTTGTACAACACTTACCATTGAACAATGGGAAGGCAAACTTGGAAATCTTGATGCATTCATGGATGATCATTGCAATGCCATGATTGAATACCTGACGCAATAA
- a CDS encoding hemerythrin domain-containing protein, producing the protein MSATDELRADHIQVRRLEKIVFKCAEELKNGEDIPFSDLTKITIVISEFVDTIHHSREEDSYFPCVASHDSLKDEIHKFLVEHEFGRNVAKKIHHHLKRWKAGEDARESVSRYLKTYAVFLNDHLNKENKFFDDAEEKVLSEQEEIDMYEQYRSIFAVVKKVEDMIKEIDYLESCPWYQK; encoded by the coding sequence ATGAGCGCCACAGATGAATTACGTGCAGATCACATTCAGGTAAGAAGACTAGAAAAGATTGTCTTCAAATGTGCTGAGGAATTAAAAAACGGGGAGGACATTCCGTTTTCTGATCTTACAAAAATCACCATTGTAATATCTGAATTTGTTGATACAATTCACCATTCCCGAGAAGAGGACTCTTATTTTCCGTGCGTGGCAAGTCATGATTCTCTAAAAGATGAGATTCACAAATTTCTAGTAGAGCACGAGTTTGGAAGAAACGTTGCAAAGAAAATTCACCATCATTTGAAACGATGGAAGGCAGGAGAAGATGCACGAGAGTCAGTGTCAAGGTATCTCAAAACATATGCAGTATTTCTAAATGATCATCTAAACAAAGAGAACAAGTTCTTTGATGATGCAGAAGAAAAAGTACTTTCAGAACAAGAAGAGATAGACATGTACGAGCAGTACCGCTCAATTTTTGCAGTTGTAAAAAAAGTTGAGGACATGATTAAGGAAATTGATTATCTGGAATCCTGTCCGTGGTATCAAAAGTAA
- the fldA gene encoding flavodoxin FldA, whose product MTVGIYFGSQTGKTELVCAKIKSELGDAVTDPKDVSELGEDPSQFLEMDGLICAIPTWNTGEDENRSGTAWDDLLEKIGELDLKGKPVAICGLGDAAGYADNFVDAMEELHRYFQKAGAKMVGYVSTDGYTFTGSKSVIDGKFCGLPVDEDSESEHTDERVTKWCSQLKSEMGL is encoded by the coding sequence ATGACAGTTGGAATTTACTTTGGCTCACAGACTGGCAAGACTGAGTTGGTATGTGCTAAGATAAAAAGCGAATTGGGTGATGCAGTTACAGACCCAAAAGACGTTTCTGAGCTTGGAGAAGATCCAAGTCAATTCCTAGAAATGGATGGACTCATTTGTGCCATACCAACATGGAATACTGGTGAAGATGAAAACAGATCAGGTACTGCTTGGGATGATCTGTTGGAAAAAATTGGCGAGTTAGACCTCAAAGGCAAACCCGTTGCAATATGTGGCTTGGGTGATGCTGCAGGTTATGCTGACAATTTTGTTGATGCAATGGAAGAGTTGCACAGGTATTTTCAAAAAGCTGGTGCAAAAATGGTAGGATATGTGAGCACTGATGGTTATACTTTCACAGGTTCAAAAAGCGTTATTGATGGCAAGTTTTGTGGACTGCCAGTTGATGAAGACAGTGAATCAGAACATACTGATGAAAGAGTCACAAAGTGGTGTTCCCAACTAAAATCTGAAATGGGATTGTAA